The following coding sequences lie in one Chelonia mydas isolate rCheMyd1 chromosome 6, rCheMyd1.pri.v2, whole genome shotgun sequence genomic window:
- the TSPAN18 gene encoding tetraspanin-18 isoform X2: MEGDCLSCMKYLMFVFNFFIFLGGACLLGIGIWVIVDPTGFREIVAANPLLFTGAYIMLAMGAMLFLLGFLGCCGAVRENKCLLLFLTREYFTKELKKHYQGNNETDVFSSTWNSVMITFGCCGVNGPEDFETAPHFRLLHSEHVVPEACCRRELQARDGAFVSKEDCLMGKDTYQNRQGCYTVILNSFETYVYLAGALTIGVLAIELFAMIFAMCLFRGIQ; the protein is encoded by the exons ATGGAGGGGGATTGTCTGAGCTGCATGAAGTACCTGATGTTTGTTTTCAATTTCTTCATATTT CTGGGAGGGGCCTGCCTGCTGGGCATTGGGATCTGGGTCATTGTGGATCCTACAGGATTTCGAGAGATTGTGGCTGCCAACCCTCTGCTCTTCACGGGGGCGTACATCATGCTGGCCATGGGAGCAatgctgttcctgctgggctttcTCGGCTGCTGTGGTGCTGTCCGTGAGAACAAATGCCTCCTGCTTTTT CTGACCAGAGAATACTTCACCAAGGAGCTAAAGAAGCACTATCAGGGGAACAATGAGACTGATGTCTTCTCTTCCACCTGGAACTCGGTTATGATCACA TTTGGCTGCTGTGGAGTGAATGGGCCAGAAGATTTTGAAACAGCTCCTCATTTTCGACTCCTCCATTCAGAACATGTGGTACCAGAAGCTTGTTGCCGGCGAGAGCTCCAGGCCCGGGATGGGGCATTTGTCAGCAAGGAGGACTGCCTCATGGGGAAAGACACGTACCAGAACCGACAG GGCTGCTACACTGTGATCCTGAACTCCTTCGAGACCTATGTGTACCTTGCAGGAGCTCTCACCATTGGCGTCTTGGCTATTGAG CTGTTTGCCATGATCTTTGCAATGTGTCTCTTTCGAGGGATCCAGTAG
- the TSPAN18 gene encoding tetraspanin-18 isoform X1, whose product MEGDCLSCMKYLMFVFNFFIFLGGACLLGIGIWVIVDPTGFREIVAANPLLFTGAYIMLAMGAMLFLLGFLGCCGAVRENKCLLLFFFMFILLIFLAELSAAILAFIFREHLTREYFTKELKKHYQGNNETDVFSSTWNSVMITFGCCGVNGPEDFETAPHFRLLHSEHVVPEACCRRELQARDGAFVSKEDCLMGKDTYQNRQGCYTVILNSFETYVYLAGALTIGVLAIELFAMIFAMCLFRGIQ is encoded by the exons ATGGAGGGGGATTGTCTGAGCTGCATGAAGTACCTGATGTTTGTTTTCAATTTCTTCATATTT CTGGGAGGGGCCTGCCTGCTGGGCATTGGGATCTGGGTCATTGTGGATCCTACAGGATTTCGAGAGATTGTGGCTGCCAACCCTCTGCTCTTCACGGGGGCGTACATCATGCTGGCCATGGGAGCAatgctgttcctgctgggctttcTCGGCTGCTGTGGTGCTGTCCGTGAGAACAAATGCCTCCTGCTTTTT ttCTTCATGTTTATTTTGTTAATCTTCCTGGCAGAGCTCTCAGCTGCAATCCTGGCTTTTATCTTCAGAGAACAT CTGACCAGAGAATACTTCACCAAGGAGCTAAAGAAGCACTATCAGGGGAACAATGAGACTGATGTCTTCTCTTCCACCTGGAACTCGGTTATGATCACA TTTGGCTGCTGTGGAGTGAATGGGCCAGAAGATTTTGAAACAGCTCCTCATTTTCGACTCCTCCATTCAGAACATGTGGTACCAGAAGCTTGTTGCCGGCGAGAGCTCCAGGCCCGGGATGGGGCATTTGTCAGCAAGGAGGACTGCCTCATGGGGAAAGACACGTACCAGAACCGACAG GGCTGCTACACTGTGATCCTGAACTCCTTCGAGACCTATGTGTACCTTGCAGGAGCTCTCACCATTGGCGTCTTGGCTATTGAG CTGTTTGCCATGATCTTTGCAATGTGTCTCTTTCGAGGGATCCAGTAG